Proteins from a single region of Rhipicephalus sanguineus isolate Rsan-2018 chromosome 5, BIME_Rsan_1.4, whole genome shotgun sequence:
- the LOC119393273 gene encoding acetylcholinesterase — protein sequence MTVSEGCLLAAVLVAAASLVDAEYFPRVGIDSGFVVGTRVQADGTEVDAFLGIPYAEPPMGELRFRRPRPVAPWEGTYNATTKPRACRQVPFDLLGPLALDYSGASEDCLYANVWRPARRQKCAAARESSACSNVLLPTVVFIHGGAFQWGDSALFLYDPANFVALTGDVVFVTFNYRVSMFGFLDTGDPKRASGGNLGLWDQNLLLKWVQSNIAYFGGDPKRVTLWGQSAGAMSVALHAQSPHSAGLFQKVIMQSGAPFSLVLNRVFNTRENFKSIVSMLRCYDATKEGAGDTLRDVMYCLRRAEASSVFDRIESTPILQRWFVPIENDTFFPEPFMSPSSWKPFGVRDVLIGTTANEGTMFYNMVLSAFPRLSDAQPDEYRMLATVALSNMFGMPLSQARSLADFYFGKDDAGRTYEQARDTTAELVGDAFIDCPTESFSQSAAANGVRVYRYLFAHEASHSFVPAWMGVAHAADLLYTLGSLPFMKDEGRYTEPLGKVGKRFLQTQDYTKEEEKLMKEMVQAFAHFIRKDKPELAAAGLEWPAYTAEDRRLIAVKSHNYSIIQMSKTDVCDLWKRAVVKSDGSKKRPAVAPTEPENSLPSKKRRSGVTSSASGSSITMPWELFTVLIAFCLI from the exons ATGACCGTTTCGGAAGGGTGCCTTCTGGCCGCAGTGCTGGTCGCAGCAGCTTCTCTCGTCGATGCTGAATACTTTCCCAGAGTGGGAATCGACTCCGGATTTGTGGTGGGCACGAGAGTACAAGCCGATGGAACCGAGGTGGACGCTTTCCTCGGAATACCGTACGCGGAGCCTCCAATGGGCGAGCTTCGTTTCAGGAGACCTCGGCCCGTTGCTCCGTGGGAAGGCACGTACAACGCGACAACAAAGCCACGCGCCTGCCGGCAGGTGCCATTCGACTTGCTCGGTCCTCTGGCGCTCGACTATTCAGGTGCGTCAGAGGACTGCCTGTACGCAAACGTGTGGCGGCCAGCCAGGCGCCAGAAGTGCGCAGCTGCGCGGGAAAGCAGCGCTTGCAGCAATGTGTTGCTTCCCACGGTTGTTTTCATCCACGGCGGCGCATTCCAGTGGGGTGACTCGGCGCTGTTTCTTTACGACCCGGCAAACTTTGTCGCCCTCACGGGTGACGTCGTATTTGTGACGTTCAATTATAGGGTCAGCATGTTTGGCTTCTTGGACACCGGCGATCCTAAGCGAGCGTCTGGAGGCAACTTAGGCTTATGGGACCAAAATCTCTTGCTCAAGTGGGTGCAGAGTAATATCGCCTACTTTGGAGGTGATCCCAAGAGAGTAACCTTGTGGGGGCAGAGTGCTGGCGCCATGTCAGTAGCACTGCATGCGCAATCTCCTCACAGCGCAGGTCTTTTTCAGAAGGTCATAATGCAGAGCGGCGCCCCTTTCTCCCTGGTTCTGAACAGAGTATTCAACACGCGGGAAAACTTTAAGAGCATAGTGTCGATGTTGCGCTGCTACGATGCTACTAAAGAAGGTGCAGGCGACACGCTACGCGATGTCATGTACTGTCTCCGAAGAGCTGAAGCCTCAAGCGTGTTCGATAGAATAGAGTCAACCCCGATTCTTCAAAGGTGGTTCGTTCCTATCGAAAACGACACTTTCTTTCCTGAACCATTTATGTCCCCAAGTTCGTGGAAACCATTCGGAGTTCGGGATGTTCTTATTGGCACAACGGCGAACGAGGGCACCATGTTCTACAACATGGTACTCAGTGCATTTCCAAGACTTTCAGACGCTCAACCTGATGAGTACAGAATGCTAGCAACCGTCGCACTGTCAAACATGTTTGGGATGCCGTTATCACAAGCGAGGTCGCTCGCGGACTTCTATTTCGGCAAGGACGATGCCGGTCGTACCTACGAGCAAGCCAGggacactacagctgaactcgtAGGGGACGCATTCATCGACTGCCCCACCGAATCGTTCTCTCAGTCAGCTGCGGCGAATGGTGTTCGCGTCTACAGGTACTTATTCGCTCACGAGGCTTCCCACAGTTTCGTGCCAGCGTGGATGGGCGTGGCGCACGCTGCAGATCTGTTGTACACGTTGGGATCGCTGCCATTTATGAAGGACGAAGGTCGCTACACGGAACCCTTAGGCAAAGTAGGAAAGAGGTTTCTGCAGACGCAAGACTACACGAAGGAAGAAGAAAAGCTGATGAAAGAGATGGTCCAAGCCTTCGCCCACTTTATACGGAAGGA CAAACCAGAGCTTGCGGCAGCAGGGCTGGAGTGGCCGGCATACACGGCGGAAGATCGTCGGCTCATCGCTGTTAAGTCGCACAATTATTCCATCATTCAAATGTCGAAGACGGATGTTTGCGATTTGTGGAAGAGGGCTGTCGTAAAAAG